ACGCCTCCCCGGGGCTCATGAGTCCTAGCCGCGTTTTGGACGAACGTGTTTAGCGCCTATTACTCTGCAGGGCTATAGACTTTCGCCGCAGACTCGATCGGCTTGAACGCTTCCTTGGCGAGCGAGGTGTAGAGCTCTCCGAGCTTGGTCGCTTCGGCCATGAAATCCTCGTAGGCGCTCTTGGCGAAATCGGACTGAAGCTGAAACGCTTCGTCGATCTTCTTGACCGCGATCAGCTTTTCGGCCAGGACGCGGCTCTTTTCGAAGGATTTCTTGGAATAATCGGTGGTCTCGGCGGCGATGCTCTGCCAGCCCTTGGTCACCGCGGCCGCAGCGGCGGATACGGCTTCAAACTGCTCTTTGCCGAGCTTCTGAACGCTGTCGAAATTAGCTGCCATGGGTTCGTCCTCATGATTTTGGCGCAAAGGCGCCCTATGCGGCGCTATGCGCCCGCTCACGACTTATTTATATGCAATGCACAAAATAAAGTCAATAAAAATGTTGCGGCGCAATAAACGTTGCGCGAGGCTAGCGCTTAACCCGCGGGTAACTGCAAGCCCTTAATCTGCCAAATCGTCACTTTTGGCGCGGCTGGGCGGTTGCGCGAACAACAGTGAAGTCAAGGGGCGCGTTTATGCTGAGATCGAGTTTGTCGGACCGCCTGCCGCGGCCCCGCTCCCTCGCGGCAAGCTTTGCCACGATCACGGTTCTCGTCACAATGTCGGCGATCCACGCGGAGGCGCGCGGCAGACATCATTTTCATCACCGCAGCGCTTCTGACGACCGCAATTCGGCCGTTCGGGCGCGCGCCAACGCCAATAACGACGCTGTCATCGGCGAGCATCGCGGCTTTTCGGCCATTGTCGTCGACGCCAATAGCGGCCGTGCGCTCTATTCCCGCTCCGAGCACGAGTTGCGCCATCCCGCCTCGGTCACAAAGGTGATGACGCTCTATCTTCTGTTCGAGCAGCTCGAACAAGGGCGGCTGCGCCTCGACTCGCCTCTGATGATTTCGCAGCACGCGGCGGCGCAGGCGCCGTCCAAGCTAGGCCTGCGTCCCGGACAGACGATCAGCGTCGACAACGCGATCAAGGCGGTCGTCACCAAATCGGCCAATGACATCGCCTGCGCGATCGCCGAGAACGTCGCGGGCGACGAGCATAGTTTCGCGCAGATGATGACGCGCAAAGCCCATGCGCTCGGGATGCGCAACACCAATTATGAGAACGCGTCGGGACTTCCCGATCCAAATCAGGTCACGACGGCCTATGATCTGGCGCTGCTCGGACGCGCCATCCAGGAGCGCTTCCCGCGCTACTATCGCTATTTCTCGACGCCGAGCTTCGCCTACAACGGCGCGCTGCATCGAAATCACAATCATCTCCTCGGCCAGGTCGAGGGCATGGACGGCATCAAGACCGGCTATACGCGCGCGTCCGGCTTCAATCTTCTGACCTCCGTGCGTCGTCGCGGGCATCACATCGTCGCGGTGGTGATGGGCGGCAAGACCGCCTACGGGCGGGATCGCATCATGGCGGGGCTGATCGAGGAGAACATTGACGGCGGCTCTTCCGTAAGAACTGCGGCGGCGGTGAGCGAAGATCCGCGCGCCATCGAGGCGCAAGAGCGACTCGCTTCTGAGCGCACGCAGCGCGCCGAGCGCGCCGCGGAGCGCGCCCACCAGATCGCCGCCGAGCGCTTGGCTTATGCAGAGCCTCAGGAAAACTCGGCTGTAGAGCCCGAACCGTTCGGCCGCCAGCTGAACGCTCCGGTTCCGGCGGCGGCCATTCCGCCGCAGGAGAGCGCTGAGCGGCCAGCGGTTCGTCCTGCCTTCGTTTCCGGCGGTCAGAAGCGAGCGAGCGACGACAGGGATGCGGAGCGCAAGGGCGCGTCTCCGGGCGCGAAAAGCCGCGCCGGCGCAACGCCGGTCGCCGCACGCGACGGCTCGACGACGAGCGGCGCGCGTAAAATCGACGTTACGCCCGTGTCGACGACGCCTTCCGCCATTCGCGGCAGCAGCCCAAAATCACAGGCCAAGGCGGACGCCGCGCGTCCGGGGCGCCCGGGTTGGATGATTCAGATCGGCGCGACCGACGATCAGGACAAAGCCAACCAGTTGCTCGTGCGCGCTCGGAGCCAGCTGCAAGGCTTTCCGGCTACCGCCAAGGCCTTCACCGAGAAGGTTCAGAGGGGAAGCGAAACGCTCTATCGCGCGCGTTTCGCCGGACTCGAGGAAGACACGGCTCAGTCGGCGTGCAAGGCGCTCAAGCGCTCCGGCTTCTCCTGCTTCACCACAAAGAACTGATCATGTCCGCGACTTGGGACCACGACTACAGTTCGCGACGTGCGTCAGTGCTGGTGACGCCGCATCAGGACGTCCTTGGCCTCGTTTACCCTGGCCGCAAGATCCGTCGTTCCGCCAAGATCTGGATGAAGCTTCTTCATCAGATCACGATGGGCGCGCGCAATATCCGTCGCCGCCGCGCCGCGCTTGAGGCCGAGGATTTCGTAAGCCTCGTCTTCCGAAATCGCGCCCGAACGACGCACGCCGCCCTCGCCCGGACGAAAACCCCCCGCGTTTGCGTGCGTATCGCTTGCCGAACGCCAGCCGGAAAATCGGCGGTCCAGATAAGCCTCTAAGAGCCTTGCCCCGTCAGGATCGTCACGGCGGCAAACGCCATAGAGTTCCAGGAGCGCAGGCCGCGCCAATGAATCGAGATGCGCGCCTTCGTGCTGCCCGGCCAGAACCACGCCCCTTATAGCGCCCGTGGAGTGGTCGAGCTCCATTTCGATCATCGCTGATCGAACCCGCGATACGCCGCCGGCGCCTGCCCCCGTTTTGCGAAAGCCGCTCAGCGCGCCCCCGCCGAGGCCCATGAGCCAAACGCCAATGCCCAAGAGCGCCATGCCGAGGTCGAGGCGTCCCCGCATCAGAAGCAAGGCGCCCACGGCGAGAGCAAGGAAGCCGCCCCCGCGTTTGAAAATCACCGCCAATAGCGCCGGCGACGTCTTCGTATAGGCGTTCAACGCCATAATCGTCAGGAGCAGGGCGATGATTCCGATCAGAATGGGCATCCTTTTGTCCTCAACCGATCTGAGACAGAAGCAGGCGCGCCGCGCCCTCGCCTTCGTCGGCGCGCCGCTCCAATTCGCGTCTGCCCCCCACCGCATACGCAGCCGCGGCGGCCAGAAGCTCCGCCAAACGCTGCGGAGCAGTGGCGTCAAACGCCGCATAGGCGCCGCCCGTCAGGCGCGCTATCTCACGATAGGCCTGCTGTGCGGCTGAGTCCTGGCCCTCCTGGAACATGAAGGCCTTGACGCCGAGCAACCCGAGTTCGCCTGCCGTCGCCGCGAGGGCGTCGAGCCGCTCCTCCATGGCGTCGCCAACGTAGATAAGCGCGCCCACGCGTCCCGCACGCGATTCATCGAGCGCGTGACGCAAAACCTTGCCGATCTGCGTGCGGCCGCCGCGACAGGCGATGCGCGACATGAGCGCGCCGAGCCCCTCGCCTCCTGAGACGAAGCGCGAAGCGCGGCATTCCCCGAAGCCGCGGAAGTAGACGAGTTGAACGTCCAGTCCGCCCTGCGCGGCGGTCGTGCGGAACATTTCGCCCTGAATCGACTGGGCCATGTCCCAGGTCGGCTGTCTGCTCATTGTGGCGTCCAGCGCGAAGATCAGGCGTCCGCGCGACGCGCTCGCCGCGACGTTCTTGGCCTTGTCCAGGAAGGCGTCTATCGGCCCCGATTGCGCAGAGCCTTGAGCTGCCGGCGGTTTAGGTGAATGTTCGCCCACTGCGGTTCACGTCGTTTTATCGGACGCTCTCTATCAAATCGGCCGCGCTCTCTGATAAACAAGAGGCTTGGCGCGCAACCTGAAACATAGGCTCTTTCAGCGCGCCCGGCGAGGATTCGATGTCGATCCCCAGCGAAGAATCTCATGCCTTGAGCGAGTCGCCGCTGTCGGCCGCGATCGGATGGACGCGCATCGCGGCCCTGCCCGCGGAAGATAGCGTTCGGGTCCAGTCTCTCATGCAAGCCTTCGCCGAAGAGCTGATGCAAGATGGGGTGCGAGTCGGCGGTGTGACGCAGACGCGCGTCGCCGAGCCCTCGGGCCGGTCGGCGATCATGTTGCGCGACGTCGCCACCGGCGCATTTTATCCGATCTCGCAGGACCTCGGCCCCGGTTCGGTCGCCTGCAATCTCGATACGAGCGAACTGGCGCTCGCCTGCGCGGCGATTGAGCGCGCGGCGCGCGACGGCGCGCAACTGATCGTGGTCAGCAAATTCTCCAAACAGGAGGCCTCGCGCGGCGGTCTCTGCGACGCCTTCCGAGCGGCGATGACCGCGCGCATTCCGGTAATCGCGGCGGTTTCTCCGCATTATCGCGACGAATGGCGCGCCTTCGCCGGGCCGCTGGCGGAAGACATCGCGCCCGAGCGCCAAGCGTTGGCGGATTGGTGGGCGAAGCTACGCGCGCCGTCGCCGGATCGAACGTCTATCTGACCGGCGGCGCATACATCAGGCCGCCCTTGTTCCACAAAGCATTCAGCCTGCGCTCCATGGCGTAGGGCGCGCCCTGCCCGAGATTGCGCTCAAAAACGTCGGCGTAATTGCCGACATGTTTAACGATGCGGTAGGCCCAATCCTGCGAGAGGCCGAGATCGTCGCCATGGGCGCCGTCAACGCCGAGCAGCCGCCGTATTTGCGGATTTTCCGAAGACAAAGCGGAGTCGGCGTTCGCCTTCGACACCTCCAGCTCCTCTGCGTCGATCATCGCGAAAAGCGTCCAGCGAACGATGTTCAGCCACTGATCGTCGCCTTGGCGCACAAGCGGGCCGCGCGGCGACTTCGAAAGAAGGTCCGGCAGAACCGCGTGATCCGCAGGCGCGGTCAAGCCGATGCGGACGCCATGCAGCATGGAAACGTCCGCGGTGAGCGCCTCGCATTTCTCCTCGTCATAGGCCTTGGCCGCGTCTTCAAGGCTCGGGAACAGCTTTGGCTCATATTTCGCCTTGCTGGCCCGGAAAAAGTCGGCGACCGCGAGTTCGTAGGGGGTGCCCTGCTCTATGCAGATCGATGCGCCGTCCAAGTCCTGAACCGAAGCTGATTTGCGCTGCCGCCGGACCAAAAACCCTTGTCCATCGTGCAGGAAAATCGCGGCGTAGATCAGCTTTTGGCCGGCGTCGCGGGACTGGGTCCACGGCGACGCGCTGACGAGCAGATCGACGGCGCCGGCCTGCAGCGCGCCGGCGCGCTCTTTCTGCGAAAGCTCAACGAATCGCGCCTTGGCCGGGTCGTCGAGGACGGCGCTCGCGACGGCCCGGCAGAAATCGACGTCGAAGCCACGCCATTCGCCCGCGCCGTCGCGTTGAGCAAAGCCGGGCGCGTCGGTGACGCCGCAGGTCAAAAAGCCGCGCTTCATGATTTGCGCAAGCGTCGGACCGACGTCCGTTTGCGCCCCGGCGCTGAGGGCGAAAAGCGCGCCGGCGAAGGCCGCAAAGAAGGCGAAAGCTGTGCGGCGGATCATGGCGGGCTCGGCATCCGGCGGAGGATATACTACGGTCGCGCGGCGTTCACGCAAAAGCGAGTCGTCAGAGGCGGGATGTCCGAAGAAAAGCGAAAAGCAAAGCGCAAGTTAAAGCCCGCCACTCTGGTGACGCAAGCCGGCCGCACGCCATTCGATCATTTCGGCTTCGTCAATCCACCCATTTACCGCGGTTCGACGGTGCTCTTCCCGACGATCGCCGCTCTCGAGGCGTTACGGCAGCCTTACACCTACGGCACCAAGGGAACGCCCACGACTCGCGCGCTCGAGCAGGGCTGGAGCGAGATCGCCGGCGCCGCTGATACGGTGTTGACGCCCTCCGGCCTTGCCGCGATCGGGCTGGCGCTTCTCACCGCCACGCATGCGGGCGCGCACGCGCTCATCGTGGATTCCGCCTATCAGCCGACGAGGATCTTCTGCGACGGTCTCCTGGCGCGCTTCGGAGTCAAGGTCGATTATTATGACCCTTTGATCGGCGGCGGCATCGCCGCGATGATGAAGCCCGAGACGACCGCGGTGCTCGTCGAGTCGCCGGGGTCACAGAGCATGGAAGTTCAAGACATTCCTGCAATCGCCGCGGCCGCCCACGCCCATGGCGCCTGCGTGATCGCGGACAACACCTGGGCGACCCCTCTATTCTTCCCACCGCATGAGCGCGGCTGCGACCTTGCCGTCGAAGCCGGCACCAAATATCTGGCTGGCCACGCCGACCTCCTCATGGGGCTCGTTTCCGCCAATTCTGAATGGGCGAAGCGCCTGCGCGCCACCTTCAACGCTTTCAGCATGGGGTCCAGTCCCGACGACGCTGCGCTCGCCTTACGCGGGCTGCGCACCATGGCGCTACGGCTGCGCGAACAGGAGCGCGCGGCCCTCGACATCGCGCAATGGCTGGAGGACCGACCGGAAGTTTCGCGCGTGCTGCATCCCGCCCTTGCGACGCATCCCGGCCACGCGCTGTGGAAACGAGACTTTACCGGCGCCTCTGGCGTTTTTTCGGTTATCCTCAAAGAGACTTCAAAAAAGGCGGTCGCCGCTTTTGTCGACGGATTGGAATTGTTCGGTATCGGATTCTCATGGGGCGGCTATGAAAGCCTTGTCCTGCCCTTCGACTGCGCTTCTTACAGGACGGCGACGCGCTGGACTCCGGAAGGACCGGCGCTGCGCTTCTCGATCGGACTGGAGGATGTCGCGGATCTGAAGTCGGATCTCGAGGCGGGGCTCGCTCGGCTCAACGGCTCGTGAAGGCGCGCCGCGGCGCATTCCAGGTTTTCGCATTCCTATCTTGAAAAGATGTCTTGAACAGGAGAAGCAATATGGTGGCCGTTTCCCGGGTTGCTGCCTATGTGGCCGTCTGCGGTTTTTTGATTGCGGGCGTCGCGCCGGCGCGAGCGGACAGTGGTCAAGACTTTCCGAACTCCACATGCGCCTGCAAGTCATGCGGCCAGAACAAGTCGGACGTCATCGGCAAATGCCCCGACGTCTGCAAGGACAAGACGGTCTATGACAAAGGCGACAAGGATGCTCCCGCAGCAGCAGCCAAGAGCCACTCGGGCAGAAAAGACAAGGCCGTCAAAGTTTCCGAACCTACGGTGTTTTGCAAGGCCGCCCGCATGAAGCTCCCGAAAGGCTGGATGCGCGCCGATCCTCCGCCGGTCAAGACGCGCTAGAGCGCGCTAGACTTTTGGCGGAGTCGACGCGTCGCAGAACGCCAGCATCAGGTCGCGCAGTTCTGGCTCCTCGACGAGTCCGGCGGCGACGACGCACTCGAACCATCGGGTGGCGCGCTGCTTCTTCTCGCGCCAATTCTTGCGCTGCCTTTGCACGCGCAGAGAAAACACCTCGACGCAGCAGTCGACGGCCGCGCCGCTGTCGAGGCGTTTTTCATAGCGGAAATCGCCGAGCTTCACTTTGTCCGTCTTGCCGACGAGGCCCGCCTCCTGCACCGCTTCGATCGCCGCGACGATATGCGGTTTGCGGCCTTTCATCGGCCAGCCCTTCGGAATCACCCAGCGCTTTGTGTCGCGGGAGGTGACCAGCATGATCTCCAGGCGGCCATTGTTGATTCGCCAAGGTAAAGCCGCGTATTGCGTGCGGAGGACAGAACCCGCGCCGACGCGCTTCTTCTTCGCTTTGGGCGTCTTCATGCCGCGAACCTCGCGAGCACGTAGAACGCCGCGGCGAAAAAGGCGGCCATCGGCATGGTGATGACCCACGCGACAACAATGTCCTTCGCGACATTCCAGCGGACCGCCGCCACGCGCCTCGACGCGCCCACGCCAATGATCGCGCCGGTGATCGTATGCGTTGTCGACACAGGAACGCCCAGCGCCGTCGCGAGGAACAGAGTGATCGCGCCGCCCGTCTCGGCGCAGAACCCTTGCACCGGCGTCAGGCGGGTGATCCTGGATCCCATCGTGCGCACGATCCGCCATCCGCCGAACAAGGTTCCAAGGCCCATGGCCGCCTGACAGGCGATGACAACCCAAAATGGCACGTAGAATTCGCCGCCGAGCGCCCCGTGCGAATAGAGGAGCACCGCGATCACGCCCATGGTTTTTTGCGCGTCATTGCCGCCATGGCCCAGCGAATAAAGCGAGGCGGAGGCGAATTGCAGGATGCGAAACAGCGAATCGACGCCGCCCGGCGTCCGGCGCACGAAGATCCAGGACACGAGCAGGATCAGCGCGAGCGCCAGGACGAATCCGAGCGCCGGCGACAATACGATCGCTGCGCCGGTCTTGAGCAGCCCATTCCAGACGATCGCGGAAGCGCCGACTTTGGCCACGCCGGCGCCCACGAGACCGCCGACAAGGGCATGTGAACTCGAGGAAGGAATGCCCAATCCCCATGTGATCAGATTCCAGACGATCGCCCCCATCAGCGCGCCGAACACCACGAAATCATCCACGATGTCGGGCGAGACGATGCCAGCGCCTACAGTTTGCGCCACGTGAAGCCCAAAAAACAGGAAGGCGATGAAGTTGAAGAAGGCGGCCCACGCTACTGCGAACTGCGGACGCAGAACGCGGGTTGAGACGATCGTCGCGATGGAATTGGCGGCGTCGTGCAGACCGTTCAGGAAATCGAAGATCAGAGCGACCGCGACGAGCCCAATCAGATAGATTGAAAAGTTCTGCAAGCGTCGTCCCTAAGTATGCTCGATGACGATGCCGGCGACGCGGTCGGCGACATCTTCGAAGCCGTCGACGACTCTTTCAAGATGGCCGTAGATTTCAGCGCCGACGATGAACGCCATCGGGTCTTTGTGGCGGTGCGCCAGAAACAGCTCCTTCAGGCCCTGATCGTGGATGGCGTCGGCCTCGTCCTCAATGCGGGTGATCTCCTCGCTGAACGCGTTGAGCCTGCCCGCATTCTGGCGCATCAAGCGCAACAAAGGTATGGCGCTGCGCGTGAGCTCCGCCGATTGGACGATAATGTCGCCCATGCGACGCATGCCAGGCTCGAAATCTCGCGTCTCGTAGAGCAGCGTCGCCTTCGCCGTCTGATGCATTTGGTCGATCGCGTCGTCCATCGCGGTGACCAGGTCACGGATGTCGCTGCGATCAAACGGGGTGATGAACGTGCGGCGAACCGCCAGATGGGCCTCGCGGACGATGGCGTCGGCCTCATGTTCCTGGCGGCGGATTTCTTGGCTGCAGACGAGCACGCGGTCCCCCCCGTTCAGCAAGTCGCGCAAGGCGTGGGATCCCGCGACGAGCGTCTCGGCATGTCGCTCGAAAAGATCGAAGAAGCGTTCCTCTCTCGGCATGAGCGCCTGAAACCAAGACAGCATGGCGCTCTCGCCTCCCGCGAATCTGTCACAAAAGCGTCACAAACGAGCTCGCGGCACATAGCCGGCGCGGCTTCGAGTGTAAAGCGCGAGACGCCGCGGCCGCGACTATTTTGGCGGGCGCTGTGTCTTATTCAGCGCGACGGATCCGTTCTGGGAGGCGCGCGCCTCGTCCGGCGCGACGTTGCGCGACAACACGCCTCGTAGCCGCGCCCTGATCTGGCGCGAGGCATGGCTGACGCTCACCAAGCTTGAGCGGCTGTAAATGAATGCGCCTTTCTCGCCGACAACGATATCGCCGGTTTGCAATGTCGGATCCCGGCGGGACAGCCCAAGGTAATAGTCATGAGAGGCGGCCGGATCGTTGCACGCGCATCCCGCCGTCAGCTTGTCGCGAAAGCTGAACGCCGCCGGAAGCGCCGAATAGCGTTGCCCTTTGGCGTTGTGCGCCTGCTCGATGGTTGCGCCCTCGTAGAGCTGCACCTGCGCTGACGGACAGGCGAGTTCGCAGGAGTGCTGGTCGGAAATTCGCGACAATTTGATTAGGGGGAAATAATAGCCGTCGCAGGCGCGCACGCAATAGCCGTCGCCGGACATTGAGTCCGTTTCAGCAGTGTTTGCTGGTTCGGGTTTGGCGTAATGAACCGAAGTCTTCGGCGGGCGCCGCGGCTGCCGCGGGCGCGCACGCATGACCCGCCAGGAGCGGTGGGGCGAGAACGCCGGAGGTTGATCGGGTCCGAACAGGAAATCGAAAAATTCGCCTTGAGCTAAAACGTCGAGGGGTGAGATGACCGCCAAGGCGAAAGCCAGAGCGCCGGCGATCCCTGTCGCACCCGGGCGGTTGAGCCGCATTCGCCGTCCCCGTCTACTAAACTTCGACTGGCGACCCCGGCAGGATTCGAACCTGCGACCTACTGCTTCGAAGGCAGTTGCTCTATCCAGCTGAGCTACGGAGCCGTCGACGGCGCAACTTTCGCCGCGGACCGTATCAGTTCGGCCAACGCGGCGCCAGCAACGCTCGACAGGGTAGTCATATATGGCGACCCCGGCAGGATTCGAACCTGCGACCTACTGCTTAGAAGGCAGTT
Above is a genomic segment from Methylocystis rosea containing:
- a CDS encoding DUF2865 domain-containing protein — translated: MSGDGYCVRACDGYYFPLIKLSRISDQHSCELACPSAQVQLYEGATIEQAHNAKGQRYSALPAAFSFRDKLTAGCACNDPAASHDYYLGLSRRDPTLQTGDIVVGEKGAFIYSRSSLVSVSHASRQIRARLRGVLSRNVAPDEARASQNGSVALNKTQRPPK
- a CDS encoding VWA domain-containing protein — protein: MGEHSPKPPAAQGSAQSGPIDAFLDKAKNVAASASRGRLIFALDATMSRQPTWDMAQSIQGEMFRTTAAQGGLDVQLVYFRGFGECRASRFVSGGEGLGALMSRIACRGGRTQIGKVLRHALDESRAGRVGALIYVGDAMEERLDALAATAGELGLLGVKAFMFQEGQDSAAQQAYREIARLTGGAYAAFDATAPQRLAELLAAAAAYAVGGRRELERRADEGEGAARLLLSQIG
- a CDS encoding phasin family protein, whose translation is MAANFDSVQKLGKEQFEAVSAAAAAVTKGWQSIAAETTDYSKKSFEKSRVLAEKLIAVKKIDEAFQLQSDFAKSAYEDFMAEATKLGELYTSLAKEAFKPIESAAKVYSPAE
- a CDS encoding NUDIX hydrolase, which translates into the protein MKTPKAKKKRVGAGSVLRTQYAALPWRINNGRLEIMLVTSRDTKRWVIPKGWPMKGRKPHIVAAIEAVQEAGLVGKTDKVKLGDFRYEKRLDSGAAVDCCVEVFSLRVQRQRKNWREKKQRATRWFECVVAAGLVEEPELRDLMLAFCDASTPPKV
- a CDS encoding DUF47 domain-containing protein; protein product: MLSWFQALMPREERFFDLFERHAETLVAGSHALRDLLNGGDRVLVCSQEIRRQEHEADAIVREAHLAVRRTFITPFDRSDIRDLVTAMDDAIDQMHQTAKATLLYETRDFEPGMRRMGDIIVQSAELTRSAIPLLRLMRQNAGRLNAFSEEITRIEDEADAIHDQGLKELFLAHRHKDPMAFIVGAEIYGHLERVVDGFEDVADRVAGIVIEHT
- the metC gene encoding cystathionine beta-lyase — protein: MSEEKRKAKRKLKPATLVTQAGRTPFDHFGFVNPPIYRGSTVLFPTIAALEALRQPYTYGTKGTPTTRALEQGWSEIAGAADTVLTPSGLAAIGLALLTATHAGAHALIVDSAYQPTRIFCDGLLARFGVKVDYYDPLIGGGIAAMMKPETTAVLVESPGSQSMEVQDIPAIAAAAHAHGACVIADNTWATPLFFPPHERGCDLAVEAGTKYLAGHADLLMGLVSANSEWAKRLRATFNAFSMGSSPDDAALALRGLRTMALRLREQERAALDIAQWLEDRPEVSRVLHPALATHPGHALWKRDFTGASGVFSVILKETSKKAVAAFVDGLELFGIGFSWGGYESLVLPFDCASYRTATRWTPEGPALRFSIGLEDVADLKSDLEAGLARLNGS
- a CDS encoding amino acid ABC transporter substrate-binding protein is translated as MIRRTAFAFFAAFAGALFALSAGAQTDVGPTLAQIMKRGFLTCGVTDAPGFAQRDGAGEWRGFDVDFCRAVASAVLDDPAKARFVELSQKERAGALQAGAVDLLVSASPWTQSRDAGQKLIYAAIFLHDGQGFLVRRQRKSASVQDLDGASICIEQGTPYELAVADFFRASKAKYEPKLFPSLEDAAKAYDEEKCEALTADVSMLHGVRIGLTAPADHAVLPDLLSKSPRGPLVRQGDDQWLNIVRWTLFAMIDAEELEVSKANADSALSSENPQIRRLLGVDGAHGDDLGLSQDWAYRIVKHVGNYADVFERNLGQGAPYAMERRLNALWNKGGLMYAPPVR
- a CDS encoding inorganic phosphate transporter, with product MQNFSIYLIGLVAVALIFDFLNGLHDAANSIATIVSTRVLRPQFAVAWAAFFNFIAFLFFGLHVAQTVGAGIVSPDIVDDFVVFGALMGAIVWNLITWGLGIPSSSSHALVGGLVGAGVAKVGASAIVWNGLLKTGAAIVLSPALGFVLALALILLVSWIFVRRTPGGVDSLFRILQFASASLYSLGHGGNDAQKTMGVIAVLLYSHGALGGEFYVPFWVVIACQAAMGLGTLFGGWRIVRTMGSRITRLTPVQGFCAETGGAITLFLATALGVPVSTTHTITGAIIGVGASRRVAAVRWNVAKDIVVAWVITMPMAAFFAAAFYVLARFAA
- a CDS encoding serine hydrolase; protein product: MLRSSLSDRLPRPRSLAASFATITVLVTMSAIHAEARGRHHFHHRSASDDRNSAVRARANANNDAVIGEHRGFSAIVVDANSGRALYSRSEHELRHPASVTKVMTLYLLFEQLEQGRLRLDSPLMISQHAAAQAPSKLGLRPGQTISVDNAIKAVVTKSANDIACAIAENVAGDEHSFAQMMTRKAHALGMRNTNYENASGLPDPNQVTTAYDLALLGRAIQERFPRYYRYFSTPSFAYNGALHRNHNHLLGQVEGMDGIKTGYTRASGFNLLTSVRRRGHHIVAVVMGGKTAYGRDRIMAGLIEENIDGGSSVRTAAAVSEDPRAIEAQERLASERTQRAERAAERAHQIAAERLAYAEPQENSAVEPEPFGRQLNAPVPAAAIPPQESAERPAVRPAFVSGGQKRASDDRDAERKGASPGAKSRAGATPVAARDGSTTSGARKIDVTPVSTTPSAIRGSSPKSQAKADAARPGRPGWMIQIGATDDQDKANQLLVRARSQLQGFPATAKAFTEKVQRGSETLYRARFAGLEEDTAQSACKALKRSGFSCFTTKN
- a CDS encoding J domain-containing protein, which translates into the protein MPILIGIIALLLTIMALNAYTKTSPALLAVIFKRGGGFLALAVGALLLMRGRLDLGMALLGIGVWLMGLGGGALSGFRKTGAGAGGVSRVRSAMIEMELDHSTGAIRGVVLAGQHEGAHLDSLARPALLELYGVCRRDDPDGARLLEAYLDRRFSGWRSASDTHANAGGFRPGEGGVRRSGAISEDEAYEILGLKRGAAATDIARAHRDLMKKLHPDLGGTTDLAARVNEAKDVLMRRHQH
- a CDS encoding DUF2478 domain-containing protein; translated protein: MSIPSEESHALSESPLSAAIGWTRIAALPAEDSVRVQSLMQAFAEELMQDGVRVGGVTQTRVAEPSGRSAIMLRDVATGAFYPISQDLGPGSVACNLDTSELALACAAIERAARDGAQLIVVSKFSKQEASRGGLCDAFRAAMTARIPVIAAVSPHYRDEWRAFAGPLAEDIAPERQALADWWAKLRAPSPDRTSI